From a region of the Xyrauchen texanus isolate HMW12.3.18 chromosome 39, RBS_HiC_50CHRs, whole genome shotgun sequence genome:
- the LOC127632338 gene encoding protein FAM43A-like: MLPWKKNKFELIEEEKLPSKQKGYAVSLNYSALTSLAKACPESALNRVGSMFKSKRKKVRITSEDPTYTVLYLGNATTIQSKGEGCTDVAASKIWGKSEMGKNGTQMKLTISSHGIRMVHVDEKAKRPGHLYLLHRVTYCVADPRLPKIFAWVYRHEMKHKAVMLRCHAVLVSKPEKAKAMALLLYQTSATALAEFKRLKRRDDARHQQQQLIGEQTIPLVPLRKLLNGQCCYKPPVERSRSAPKLGSITEDSVGEEEEEKATHFECEDVLDTEGDCVSNGRQQQQQQHLWQIINDLGCMSIGNDVQTLKADLRVTRLLSGEGTGSESSIDRKQEPVCVPNGILDGTMQEVG, from the coding sequence ATGTTGCCTTGGAAGAAGAACAAGTTTGAGCTGATAGAGGAAGAGAAGCTGCCGTCCAAGCAGAAGGGTTATGCCGTCAGTCTCAACTACTCGGCGCTCACGTCGCTCGCTAAAGCCTGCCCGGAGAGCGCGCTCAACCGAGTCGGCAGCATGTTCAAATCCAAGAGGAAAAAGGTGAGAATCACCAGCGAGGACCCCACGTACACGGTCCTGTACCTGGGCAACGCCACCACCATCCAGTCCAAGGGGGAGGGATGCACGGACGTGGCGGCGAGTAAGATCTGGGGCAAGAGCGAGATGGGCAAGAACGGCACCCAGATGAAGCTCACCATCAGCTCGCACGGCATCCGGATGGTGCACGTGGACGAGAAGGCAAAGCGACCGGgacatttgtatttattgcaCCGAGTCACATACTGCGTCGCGGACCCGCGGCTCCCCAAGATCTTCGCCTGGGTCTACCGGCACGAGATGAAGCACAAGGCGGTGATGCTGCGCTGCCACGCCGTGCTGGTGTCCAAGCCGGAGAAGGCGAAGGCCATGGCGCTGCTCCTGTACCAGACCTCGGCGACCGCTCTGGCGGAGTTCAAGCGGCTCAAGAGGAGGGACGACGCCAGgcaccagcagcagcagctgaTCGGGGAGCAGACGATCCCCCTGGTGCCCCTGAGGAAGCTGCTCAACGGACAGTGCTGCTATAAGCCGCCGGTGGAGCGCAGCAGGAGCGCACCCAAACTGGGCTCCATCACGGAGGACTCGGtcggagaggaagaggaggagaaagcGACGCACTTCGAGTGCGAGGATGTTCTGGACACGGAGGGCGACTGCGTGTCCAACGGcaggcaacaacaacaacaacaacacctgTGGCAGATTATCAACGATTTGGGCTGCATGAGTATCGGGAACGACGTGCAGACGCTGAAGGCCGACCTGAGGGTGACTCGCCTGCTGTCCGGGGAGGGCACCGGCAGCGAGTCCTCCATAGACCGCAAGCAAGAGCCGGTGTGTGTCCCCAATGGCATACTGGACGGAACAATGCAGGAGGTCGGCTGA